The following nucleotide sequence is from Microbulbifer sp. A4B17.
ATCTGGCGGGGAGCAGCAAAAAAAAGCTACTGCTCAATATTGCCCAGGCCATCGCCGAACAATATCCCCAACACGACTCCGATACAGTTTTTAACCAGCTGATCGCCCGTGAGCGCCTGGGCTCCACCGGTATAGGTGATGGTGTCGCCATCCCCCATTGCAGGCTGCCCGGCTGTGATAGCCCCATCGGGGTTCTCTGCACCACTCAGCCCGCCATAGATTTTGACTCTGTCGATCGCCAACCTGTCGACTTACTGTTTACTCTCCTGGTCCCCGAAGATGCGGAACAGGAGCACTTGGATACGCTGGCAGAGATTGCCGCTCTGTTTTCCGATAGCTTGGTAAGAGATAAGCTAAGGCAGGCACAAAGTAGTGATGAGCTCTATGCCCTAGCTATTGACAGCACTGCGGCCGCCTGAGGACGTTTCGGTTAACGACTGACGCCCAGCACTGAAATGCGCCCCCGGTGCCCGGGTAGTGCAGCAAGCGGAATAATAAAGACTTGACCAAAGAGAAGGGCTCTCTATGCGCTTGGTGATAATTAGTGGCCGCTCTGGATCCGGCAAAAGTTCTGCCCTACAGCTATTGGAGGATGTCGGTTTTAACTGCATCGACAACCTTCCCACCAGTCTGCTCCCGGAGCTGGTTAAACGGGTAAGAGCACAGCCGCCTAAAGAAAATACCCCGCTGGCCCTGGGTGTCGATGCCCGTAATCTCTGGCAGGACATCAGACAGGCTCCGGGCGTTATTGAGTCCCTGCGCGAGGCTGGTGTCCAGTGCGATGTTATCTACCTCGATGCCCGCGAGCCGGTGTTGGTTCAGCGATTCAGCGAGACACGGCGCAAACACCCCCTCAGCAACGATTGCACTCATTTGCTCGAAGCTCTCAATCAGGAAAAAGAGCTGCTCACCCCCATCTCCACTATCGCGGATATGGTTATTGATACCAGTACCCTGAGCTTGCACCAGTTGCGCGAATTGATAAAAAACCGCGTTGTCGGTGAACAATCAAGCAGTATGGCAATCCTGTTCCAATCCTTTGGATTTAAGCATGGGGTACCTGTAGATGCGGACTTGATATTTGACCTCCGCTGCCTACCCAACCCTTATTGGGAGCCGGCCCTTAGGGAAAAAACCGGAAAGGATATTGAGGTTGCGGAGTTCTTGCGCTCACACCCTGAGACAGCAAAGATGGAGGCCGACATAACCGGCTTTCTGGAGAACTGGCTGCCCTATTACCAGAAAAGTAACCGCAGCTATACCTGTATCTCTATCGGCTGTACTGGAGGGCGGCATCGATCTGTGTACATGGTCGAGCAGCTGGTAAAGAAGTTTTCCAAAGAGTTCGATAATGTGCAGATCCGCCACCGGGAACAGCAAAAATAAATTTTCGCCAACCAGAGCTATGCAGAAACACCAGCTTACCATCATCAACAAACTCGGCTTGCACGCCCGTGCCGCAAGCAAGTTCGCTCAGACCTCCTCTCGGTTCTGCTCCAATATCAAAGTGCACTGCCAGGGCAAGGCCGTAGATGGAAAAAGCGTTATGGCCCTGATGTTACTGGCCGCAGGCAAGGGCACAGAGCTGGAATTGGAAATAGAGGGCGCTGACGAAACGGCTGCCCTGGAAGCTATCAGCTCACTGATCTCCGATCGATTCGGCGAAGCCGAATAGAGGCCGGTATACTATTGCCGGGAAAAGGCTCATCCATAAATTTTTAATCATTGGGCTTTTTCACCACCTCCCACATTCACCATTAGCAGTAAGGATTTGTTGTGCCCAGCTCCCCCCAAGCCGAAATTAAATTCCGCGCGCAGAATCAGCTGGGTGAGCTGTATGCCGCGCTGGATAGCGGTACAGGGCAAGAAGTTCGGCGCATGCTCAAGACCCTGACTCCCCAGAGTATTGCGCAGCTGCTGGAGAGCTCCCCACCGCGTATTCGCCAAGTGCTTTGGAATCTGGTGGACAGGGAAATAGAAGGTGAAGTCCTGCAGGAACTCACCGACGATGTGCGCAGCCAGATTCTCGCCACTATGGATACCGAGGAAATGGTAGAGGTGATGGAAGGCCTGGATGCCGACGACATCGCCGATATACTCCAGCAGCTGCCAGAGCGAGTCGTTGCCGAAGTGCTCTCGTCGATGACGGAGACCGACCGACTCAGGGTTGAAAGTGTCCTCGCCTACGATGAGAGCACTGCCGGCGGCTTGATGGATACAGACACCATCTCTGTCCGCCCCAACCTTACGCTGGATGTAGTACTTCGTTACCTGAGGCGCCATGAGCAGTTGCCAGAGTCCACCGACAGCCTTTTTGTTATTAACCGCAGGGGCCAGTATATCGGCCTCTTACCACTGTCCAAACTCCTTACTACCGACCCATCGGTAACAGTTCGCGAAGTGGTCAATACCGATGTGGAGCCAATTCCGGCAGATATGCCCGACACCGAAGTTGCGCGGCTATTTGAAAAGTATGACTGGATTACCGCTCCCGTAGTCGATGAGGACAATCGTCTTCTAGGGCGTATTACCATTGATGATGTGGTAGACGTAATCCGCGAAGATGCGGATCACTCACTGATGAGCCTCGCTGGCCTCGATGAAGAGGAAGATACCTTCGCCCCCGTAAGACGCACCGCACGGCGACGGGCCGTATGGCTGGGTATAAACCTGCTCACAGCACTTCTCGCCTCCTGGGTAATCAGCCTCTTCCAGAATACCCTGGACAAAGTGGTAGCACTGGCAGTCCTGATGCCAATTGTCGCCAGTATGGGAGGCGTGGCCGGCAGCCAGACGCTGACGGTTGTCATTCGCGGTATGGCCTTGGGCCAGATAGGGCGTAGCAACTTGAGTTGGCTGCTCTCCCGTGAATTGGGCTCTGCAGCGCTCAACGCCCTGCTCTGGGCTTTGGTGATGGGACTGATAACCGCCATGTGGTTTGGCGATATATGGATTGCGGTCATTATCGTTGCTGCCATGATAATCAACCTGTTAACCGCCGCACTCGCCGGAGCCATATTACCCGTTGCATTACGCGCCATGAATATAGACCCCGCACTGGCCGGCGGGGTAGCCCTGACTACAGTCACCGATGTAGTGGGCTTTATGTCTTTTCTGGGCTTGGCTACCTGGTACTTTACCTAAGCCCCCTTATCTACCGAAAGCGAATTGAAGATGTACGAATACGACGATTACGATGGCGACCTGCCAAAAAGTAAAACTCAGGTCAAAAAGGAAATGCATGAACTGCAGGATCTCGGCAAGCAGCTGACCGAACTCTCCAAGGCCCAGCTGGCCGAAGTCCCCATTGACGAGGACCTTCAGGAAGCGATCGAGACCCTGCACCGGATCAAATCCAACGAGGCCCGCAGGCGTCAAATGCAGTACATCGGCAAGCTGATGCGCAGTGCCGACCAAGAGGCCATTGAAGCGATATTAAACCGCTTTAAAGAGCGAGACCAACAGCACCTGCGATTCGACAAAATGGCCGAGGATTGGCGCAAACGGCTGCTGAAAGAGGGCAACAGTGCCCAAGGCGAATTCTTCAATCAATACACTGGTGTCGACCACCAGCAACTGCGACAACTGATTAGGGATTCCCACAGGGAAATCAAAAATAATAAGCCACCAACCAATCAGCGTAAGCTATTCCGCTATCTTCGCGACTTCTTTATTCAGGAAGCAGAATAAGGTCTCAGGGCGCTGTCGTGTAAACTAGCAGTCAGCGCCCCGCCCCCACTCAGACTACAGGGAATTATGGTGCATTCTTATCCCCTGGGGCGGGTACAAAATCCAGGGCAAGAGAATTGAGACAATAGCGAAGCCCGGTTGGCCCTGGACCATCTTTAAAGACATGCCCCAAGTGCTCCCCGCACTTCGACAGCACCTCCGTTCGCTTCAATCCCCAGCTGTAATCGTCCTTTAAAACAATATTTTGTGGGTAGGCAACATCCCAAAAACTTGGCCAACCGGTGCCCGATTCATATTTTTGCTCGGAGCTGAAAACTGGTAAACGACAGCCCGCAGTGACGTAGACCCCCTTCTCTTTGTTGTACAGAAGCTTTCCACTAAAAGCCCGTTCAGTGCCTTTTTTCCAAAGTACCTTATAGCGGTCTTCCGGTAAAATTTGCTTCCATACCGACTTCGGTATCTGATCGAGGTCTGTCCCTTCGGCAATATGCTTCTCAGCTTGAGCGACTGTCATCGTCTGGTCGCGCTGGTGGTCATCTGCCTCAGAGCACGCAGAAAGAGTGACGGCGGTAAAAAGAAGGAAGGGAAATAATGAATACAACGCCATCTACAGTGCTCCTTTCACAGGGGATCATCACTAAGATTAGATGGCTATTGCACGCTATCCCTGGATATTAAAACTCAGGCTGCAGGTGGGGACTTCTCTTCAGAACTGACCCCAACCTGTGTCTTATTCTCCTCATTCTCCAGAACCGCGCCCTCACGTTTGGCGCCATCTCCATCAAACAGTTTCTCAAATCGCATTTGCGGGTCTGCCCAGCCACCACTAATTCGGTAACTGACACTGGCGACCTTTTTAACCTGCTTTTTAAATGCCTTACTGATCAGGTAGACACCAGCAGCTGCAGGCAGACCACCGGCCAAGGCTGCAACCAGAGCCAGGTTGTTGCCTACTGGCAAAGTAGCCACCAAAGTTAAATCCAGATCCTCGCGGATTAAATTAACCCTTCCCGCCATCTGCAGCTCACTGGTGGGCCCCTCCACCTGGATGGGTACTGCGATAAGGAGCTGGCCATCGCCTTCAAAGACCACTTCACCACGCACCCGATCAAAGGCCATACCACTTTTGTAGAGATCGGTAAAATCCAGGCGCAAACGCCGGGCCCAGGTATCAAAATTAAACAGTGACAGTAGGCGCAATACAGTGGAGCCCGTCGCGCCGGTTGAACGCAGGAAGCGTCCGTCGCGAATATCAATCTTGAGCTCTCCAGAGAGAAGACTACCTTTTAGCTGGGTTGGAGGTCCGGCCCACTTCAAAGCAGTTTCAAAGCTCGCAGACTTGCTCTCAATCAACGGTTCATGGCCCATCTTCCGCTGGATATCTGCAAGATCATCAGCAACCAACCGACCGATAAACTGCGAGGATTGCTGTCCCTCAGAATCCCTCATCCACACCAGTTCTGCACCTACCTCACCACTGTGTTTGCCCTGTCCCTCAAGACGGAACCCCCTTACCGCGCCATGGATATCACTCACCACCAGGCGATCTGCTGATGGCCTCAGCTTAAACGACCAGGGACCCAGCGCCTCCTCACCAACCTGGAGGCTTTCAGTACTGAAATCGATCTGCGGCAAACTGGTAAAATCAAACTCCGCCAATGGGTCCGATACCACCTCCTCCATAAAGGGGTCCAGAGACAACACCTCTTCATCAAACCCAGGCCGCTTCTCTGGCTGAGGAAGACGTAAGTGAGCGAGTTTAAAGCGCAGCGGAGCGCTGCCATCCAACACTCCAGTTAGATCACCCGCAACCCTTTCACTATCAAATTTCAGCTTCCAGTTTGCCCCTACTCCTTCACCGGTAACATGGATATGCTCAATATCCACAGAGCCCAACTGCAACCGATCGGTACTGAGATCCAGTCGTATCGGGATCGGCTCGCTCACCACCTCGGCGACTTCTACGGGCTTTTCTTCTGCATCAACAGCGGCATTATCTTCGCTTGGGCTCACCGGCTCAGAGGATTGATAAATACCCAACAGCGCCTTCCAACGGGGAAGGTCCACACTGGAAATATCCCCGGTGACTGTTAACTCTCGATTAGAGGGCAGAATTGCCTCAGCATTCAACGCGATTGCAGCGCGATCCAACTCTCCATTGATGAGCCAAAACTGCCCCTGCAAATGCTCTCCGTAGTCCATATGGAACAGGCTGCCCTGCTCTCCAATCGGCGCACGCAATACAAAGTTGGTTTCCACTTCCGCAGTCTTGCCTAGGGGCTCAGGCAGGTTTACAGCCACACCAGCGAGGTTGGAAGTGAGTTCAAACACTGCGGCGTAAGGCGCTTCCTTTGATTTTGCAGGGATGGTAACCAAAGCCTGGTAATCCATCTCACCTTCCAACCATTGCAGCTCCGGGCGCGAACTCCAAGCGTGTACTGATTCAACCAGCGCATTGCCATCGATAACCACCTGGGTATCCCGTGCATCCCCTTCACCAAAGTGCTGGATACGCGCAGTTAGTGGCCGTCCCCACAACTTGCCATCCAGCCGGGTCCCCTCAAGACCCGACCTGGTGTCATATTTAACCAAGCCTCTCAGCTCGGTCGTATTCAGGCGCAGACCTTCCAGTTCGAGAGCAGCACGATTTAAGTTGAGTTCAACCTGCTGTTTAGGCTCTATCGATGCCTGTCCCAATGGCAGAGTCAAAGACACAGCGCCATCAAGCTGCCCGTTAAGGGTCCAATCATCAAAGGCCGTGCCTAAGTGATCCCTGAGAGGTGATTCACGCAACAGTCGCAGCCCATCGGCTGCGGGCCCAGTCACGTCAGTTTGCACATCCAGGCGCGAACCTCCGCCTGCCTGGGGAATTACCGCAACATGAATATTCCCCGCATCCATATTCCAAAGCTTGGCTCTGTCAGCGTTGACCCGCACAGTGTCATCATCCAGCAACAAGCGACCGTCAACGCTCCTGACCCCGGGCCAGTCACTGGCGTAGTCCAAGCTCGCATTAGAAAAGTCGAGCGCCAACTGAATAGTTCTGCGCTTGGCGTGAGCGCCGAGAAGTCTAAGGGCTTCATCCTTGCCATCTTTGCGATAACTACTGCCGCGATAGATAAAGGCCGCACTCTCAACTCGCCCCTGATTATCCTTGCCCAGACCGGTTTTCAACCACTTGCGCAAATCATCACTGACAACAAATGGCACCAGCTCTTCCTGGGTAACCACTCCCGTATCTTTCAATGACAGGGAGAGGACCAGATCTGCCGGCCTTGTCTGAGCGTAAAAAGGAAGTGACAGCATAAACTGGCCACCAACCTGGCCAAGTTCCCCGTCCAGCATCAGTGGTCCCGAAAAGACACTGACTTCGTTCAACTCCTTATTAACACTCCAGGCGATGGTGCCGCTGGCCTGCTCAAACCCGAAAGCGTTTTTATACAAGCTCGGAAAGTGCGCACCGAGGGGAGTGCCATCGAGTTCAACCCGACCGTTAGTGCCCTCAACCCGCAGGTATCCACTCAGCTGGTCAATAGCCGGGGCTCCCCGGAACGCCTCAACCGAAATATCTTTCAGGTTTGCACTGATCTCTAACTGCTGGTCAGCACCTGCTCGCAGACGCACTCGGTGTAACTGGCCGCTGGGCTTGAGCGCACGCAACCACTCATCGGCAGCCCCCTCAAGCAGTGACAGGCGATTTAAGATACCACTCCAACCTGCAAGATCGACCACATCGGCCATCAGGGCCAAACCCTCTTGATCGCTGCTGACCTGCAGGTTCAGTGGCGGCATCTGCAGGTCCTGCCAATCAATTTGAATATCCTGCAAAGCCAATCGCCAGTGCTCCCCCGGCAACCAGCGTCCGGACAAATCTCCGGAAAAAGCGCGCAACGGAGCCAGTGTCTGCTCCTCTATTTCAGTATCGGCTGCCTTTTCCATAGCGGCCAGGCTTTCAACCTGAGCCAGATCCACCTGTCCAA
It contains:
- the ptsN gene encoding PTS IIA-like nitrogen regulatory protein PtsN, with protein sequence MTLEALLSPRLSLCHLAGSSKKKLLLNIAQAIAEQYPQHDSDTVFNQLIARERLGSTGIGDGVAIPHCRLPGCDSPIGVLCTTQPAIDFDSVDRQPVDLLFTLLVPEDAEQEHLDTLAEIAALFSDSLVRDKLRQAQSSDELYALAIDSTAAA
- the rapZ gene encoding RNase adapter RapZ; translated protein: MRLVIISGRSGSGKSSALQLLEDVGFNCIDNLPTSLLPELVKRVRAQPPKENTPLALGVDARNLWQDIRQAPGVIESLREAGVQCDVIYLDAREPVLVQRFSETRRKHPLSNDCTHLLEALNQEKELLTPISTIADMVIDTSTLSLHQLRELIKNRVVGEQSSSMAILFQSFGFKHGVPVDADLIFDLRCLPNPYWEPALREKTGKDIEVAEFLRSHPETAKMEADITGFLENWLPYYQKSNRSYTCISIGCTGGRHRSVYMVEQLVKKFSKEFDNVQIRHREQQK
- a CDS encoding HPr family phosphocarrier protein, coding for MQKHQLTIINKLGLHARAASKFAQTSSRFCSNIKVHCQGKAVDGKSVMALMLLAAGKGTELELEIEGADETAALEAISSLISDRFGEAE
- the mgtE gene encoding magnesium transporter, translated to MPSSPQAEIKFRAQNQLGELYAALDSGTGQEVRRMLKTLTPQSIAQLLESSPPRIRQVLWNLVDREIEGEVLQELTDDVRSQILATMDTEEMVEVMEGLDADDIADILQQLPERVVAEVLSSMTETDRLRVESVLAYDESTAGGLMDTDTISVRPNLTLDVVLRYLRRHEQLPESTDSLFVINRRGQYIGLLPLSKLLTTDPSVTVREVVNTDVEPIPADMPDTEVARLFEKYDWITAPVVDEDNRLLGRITIDDVVDVIREDADHSLMSLAGLDEEEDTFAPVRRTARRRAVWLGINLLTALLASWVISLFQNTLDKVVALAVLMPIVASMGGVAGSQTLTVVIRGMALGQIGRSNLSWLLSRELGSAALNALLWALVMGLITAMWFGDIWIAVIIVAAMIINLLTAALAGAILPVALRAMNIDPALAGGVALTTVTDVVGFMSFLGLATWYFT
- the yjgA gene encoding ribosome biogenesis factor YjgA, with product MYEYDDYDGDLPKSKTQVKKEMHELQDLGKQLTELSKAQLAEVPIDEDLQEAIETLHRIKSNEARRRQMQYIGKLMRSADQEAIEAILNRFKERDQQHLRFDKMAEDWRKRLLKEGNSAQGEFFNQYTGVDHQQLRQLIRDSHREIKNNKPPTNQRKLFRYLRDFFIQEAE
- the msrB gene encoding peptide-methionine (R)-S-oxide reductase MsrB is translated as MALYSLFPFLLFTAVTLSACSEADDHQRDQTMTVAQAEKHIAEGTDLDQIPKSVWKQILPEDRYKVLWKKGTERAFSGKLLYNKEKGVYVTAGCRLPVFSSEQKYESGTGWPSFWDVAYPQNIVLKDDYSWGLKRTEVLSKCGEHLGHVFKDGPGPTGLRYCLNSLALDFVPAPGDKNAP
- a CDS encoding YhdP family protein, coding for MVVIRWIARKFWLLSVSLVIALAIIVQTGRLLSPQVENYRPQISRWLTEQLGVPVQMDRISLRWEALEVALQLDGLRLGEHGELRMGHGLFQLDLLSSLWNRELVWKDLQMNKFSAGLSRDENGLWRLEGFPDAPLKLEGGTAPNPEVADPARLFQLSPKIQISDAAITVRLPDEQLAEINLPEIQLENSGDFQRLTARAFISREGENSQVDEETLRVLLEGRGNPKDKEHFSLRGYMQLNELLLDEDIVSLLHELTPLPDRFHWRGKKWADGRLWLHSDAFSGYRIVGQVDLAQVESLAAMEKAADTEIEEQTLAPLRAFSGDLSGRWLPGEHWRLALQDIQIDWQDLQMPPLNLQVSSDQEGLALMADVVDLAGWSGILNRLSLLEGAADEWLRALKPSGQLHRVRLRAGADQQLEISANLKDISVEAFRGAPAIDQLSGYLRVEGTNGRVELDGTPLGAHFPSLYKNAFGFEQASGTIAWSVNKELNEVSVFSGPLMLDGELGQVGGQFMLSLPFYAQTRPADLVLSLSLKDTGVVTQEELVPFVVSDDLRKWLKTGLGKDNQGRVESAAFIYRGSSYRKDGKDEALRLLGAHAKRRTIQLALDFSNASLDYASDWPGVRSVDGRLLLDDDTVRVNADRAKLWNMDAGNIHVAVIPQAGGGSRLDVQTDVTGPAADGLRLLRESPLRDHLGTAFDDWTLNGQLDGAVSLTLPLGQASIEPKQQVELNLNRAALELEGLRLNTTELRGLVKYDTRSGLEGTRLDGKLWGRPLTARIQHFGEGDARDTQVVIDGNALVESVHAWSSRPELQWLEGEMDYQALVTIPAKSKEAPYAAVFELTSNLAGVAVNLPEPLGKTAEVETNFVLRAPIGEQGSLFHMDYGEHLQGQFWLINGELDRAAIALNAEAILPSNRELTVTGDISSVDLPRWKALLGIYQSSEPVSPSEDNAAVDAEEKPVEVAEVVSEPIPIRLDLSTDRLQLGSVDIEHIHVTGEGVGANWKLKFDSERVAGDLTGVLDGSAPLRFKLAHLRLPQPEKRPGFDEEVLSLDPFMEEVVSDPLAEFDFTSLPQIDFSTESLQVGEEALGPWSFKLRPSADRLVVSDIHGAVRGFRLEGQGKHSGEVGAELVWMRDSEGQQSSQFIGRLVADDLADIQRKMGHEPLIESKSASFETALKWAGPPTQLKGSLLSGELKIDIRDGRFLRSTGATGSTVLRLLSLFNFDTWARRLRLDFTDLYKSGMAFDRVRGEVVFEGDGQLLIAVPIQVEGPTSELQMAGRVNLIREDLDLTLVATLPVGNNLALVAALAGGLPAAAGVYLISKAFKKQVKKVASVSYRISGGWADPQMRFEKLFDGDGAKREGAVLENEENKTQVGVSSEEKSPPAA